One region of Thermococcus sp. M36 genomic DNA includes:
- the trm10 gene encoding tRNA (guanine(9)-/adenine(9)-N1)-methyltransferase, protein MKTLAQVFREVLQEKGIDSFGVLSKRYRKSKNKLQDVAVDVLNGKGVIAEVPEPTAVAWDLNGSRVKGSRYAYVPGCMAEKFKVLIRAEDLKARIPEWPYFIIDLMHWDKHTQKEKGKICLQVAQSYGLLRDYFTGKELAVTWANDEFKSMFHGPIERITTYEGSTANFLKEEGIDEVVLLDPWAEEVLGEEDFDVKAFIIGGIVDTGGTKKKTTPKIGEELENAGIKVLRRKIVLRGDVVGVPDRINRILGIILKMMAEGKSMDEAVYEMQEPLHARWRLRKELPKHATRYMINGKVYRVVEKELFDEYSKWLKIRWEDFVKVLRELNLVALERKRMHHLNKISNPRIINGKLYRVILLKKAAMLCYNC, encoded by the coding sequence ATGAAGACGCTCGCCCAGGTTTTCAGGGAAGTTCTGCAGGAGAAGGGTATAGATAGCTTCGGCGTGCTTTCAAAGCGCTACCGCAAGTCAAAGAATAAGCTCCAGGATGTGGCAGTGGACGTCCTTAACGGAAAGGGGGTCATAGCAGAAGTTCCAGAGCCAACGGCAGTTGCGTGGGATTTAAACGGGAGCCGCGTTAAGGGTTCGCGCTACGCCTACGTGCCGGGCTGCATGGCAGAAAAGTTCAAGGTTCTAATCAGGGCTGAAGACCTGAAGGCCCGCATTCCGGAGTGGCCCTACTTCATAATTGACCTAATGCACTGGGACAAGCACACCCAGAAGGAAAAGGGCAAGATATGCCTCCAGGTGGCTCAGAGCTACGGCCTGCTGAGGGATTACTTCACGGGAAAAGAGCTGGCAGTAACCTGGGCGAACGATGAGTTCAAATCCATGTTCCACGGCCCGATTGAGAGGATAACGACATACGAAGGATCTACCGCCAACTTCCTGAAAGAAGAGGGCATCGATGAGGTCGTACTCCTCGACCCCTGGGCGGAGGAAGTTCTGGGAGAGGAGGACTTCGACGTTAAGGCCTTCATAATCGGGGGGATCGTCGACACCGGCGGTACAAAGAAGAAGACCACGCCAAAAATCGGTGAGGAGCTTGAGAACGCCGGTATTAAGGTCCTCAGGAGAAAAATAGTCCTTAGGGGCGATGTAGTCGGTGTCCCGGACAGGATAAACAGGATCCTCGGCATAATCCTCAAAATGATGGCTGAGGGTAAGTCGATGGACGAGGCCGTTTACGAGATGCAGGAGCCGCTTCACGCACGCTGGCGCCTCAGAAAGGAGCTTCCAAAGCATGCAACGCGCTATATGATTAACGGGAAAGTTTACCGCGTTGTCGAGAAGGAGCTGTTTGACGAGTACTCCAAGTGGCTCAAGATACGCTGGGAGGACTTCGTGAAGGTTCTGCGCGAGTTAAATCTCGTCGCGCTCGAGAGGAAGCGGATGCACCACCTCAACAAGATTTCCAACCCGAGAATAATCAACGGCAAGCTTTACAGGGTCATACTCCTAAAGAAGGCCGCGATGCTGTGCTACAACTGCTGA
- a CDS encoding valine--tRNA ligase, giving the protein MLPKTYDPNEIEPKWQKFWLDEKIYKYELDEKRPSYAIDTPPPFTSGTLHLGHVLSHTWIDIVARYKRMTGYNVLFPQGFDNHGLPTELKVEKEFGISKDQPEKFLQKCVEWTWQAIEAMRNQFIRIGYSADWDLEYHTMDDWYKATVQKSLLEFYKKGMLYRDEHPVYWCPRCRTSLAKAEVGYVEEDGFLYYIKLPLADGSGYVPIATTRPELMPACVAVFVHPDDERYKDVVGKKVKLPIFEREVPVIADEDVDPTFGTGAVYNCTYGDEQDVVWQKRYNLPVIIAINEDGTMNENAGKYAGMKTEEARKAIAEDLEKMGLLYKKEKITHRVLRHTERSSCMAPIELLPKKQWFIKVKDFTDEIVKVAEKINWYPSDMFLRLKDWAESMDWDWVISRQRVFGTPIPFWVCKNGHVVPAREEDLPVDPRFDKPPVEKCPVCGAELEPVTDVLDCWVDSSITPLIITKWGKDEKWFKHNFPTALRPQGTDIIRTWAFYTIFRTYVLTGEKPWDDILINGMVAGPDGRKMSKSYGNVVAPDEVIPKYGADALRLWTALAPPGEDHPFKWETVDYNYRFLQKVWNIYRFAERHLEGFDPEAAKGIELEPIDRWILSRLHRIIKFATEEMEKYRFNLLTRELITFVWHEVADDYIEMIKYRLYGDDEESKLKAKAALYELLYNIMLLLAPFAPHITEELYQNLFKERIGAKSVHLLEWPKYDEGRIDENAEKLGDLAREIVGVMRRYKNSHGLALNAKLKHVAIYATDSYEMLKAIEKDIAGTMNIERLEIIKGEPELEERIIEIKPNFRTVGPRYGKLVPKITAYLKENAEEVARGLKESGKVEFEVEGQKVELNKDDIVLRKAVFSEGEEVETAVVGDAVILFF; this is encoded by the coding sequence CTACAAATACGAGCTCGACGAGAAGAGACCAAGCTACGCAATTGACACGCCCCCGCCGTTCACGAGCGGAACCCTTCACCTTGGTCATGTGCTCAGCCACACCTGGATTGACATAGTGGCCCGTTACAAGAGAATGACCGGCTACAACGTGCTCTTCCCACAGGGCTTCGACAACCACGGCCTTCCGACCGAGCTGAAGGTGGAGAAGGAGTTCGGAATCAGCAAGGATCAGCCAGAGAAGTTCCTTCAGAAGTGTGTTGAGTGGACCTGGCAGGCCATAGAGGCCATGCGCAACCAGTTCATAAGGATAGGCTATTCCGCCGACTGGGATCTGGAGTACCACACAATGGACGACTGGTACAAGGCAACGGTCCAGAAGTCCCTCTTGGAGTTCTACAAGAAGGGAATGCTCTACCGCGACGAGCACCCCGTTTACTGGTGTCCTAGATGTAGGACGAGCCTTGCCAAGGCCGAGGTAGGTTATGTTGAGGAAGATGGCTTCCTCTACTACATAAAGCTCCCGCTTGCTGACGGCTCCGGTTACGTCCCGATAGCCACTACCAGACCGGAGCTTATGCCGGCCTGTGTTGCGGTATTTGTCCACCCTGACGATGAGAGGTATAAGGACGTTGTCGGCAAGAAGGTGAAGCTCCCGATATTCGAGAGGGAAGTGCCGGTTATAGCCGACGAGGACGTTGACCCGACCTTTGGAACCGGTGCCGTTTACAACTGTACCTACGGCGATGAGCAGGACGTCGTGTGGCAGAAGCGCTACAACCTGCCGGTCATCATAGCCATCAACGAGGACGGCACCATGAACGAAAACGCCGGCAAGTACGCGGGCATGAAGACCGAGGAGGCAAGGAAGGCCATTGCCGAAGACCTTGAGAAGATGGGCCTTCTCTACAAGAAGGAGAAGATAACCCACCGCGTCCTGAGGCACACCGAGAGAAGCTCCTGTATGGCCCCAATCGAGCTCCTGCCGAAGAAGCAGTGGTTCATAAAGGTGAAGGACTTCACGGACGAGATTGTGAAAGTGGCAGAGAAAATCAACTGGTATCCGAGCGATATGTTCCTCCGCCTCAAGGACTGGGCCGAGTCAATGGACTGGGACTGGGTTATAAGCAGGCAGCGCGTCTTTGGAACCCCAATCCCGTTCTGGGTCTGTAAGAACGGCCACGTAGTTCCTGCCAGAGAGGAAGACCTGCCCGTTGACCCGCGCTTTGACAAGCCGCCCGTTGAGAAGTGTCCAGTCTGCGGTGCCGAGCTTGAGCCAGTAACTGACGTCCTTGACTGTTGGGTGGATTCAAGCATTACGCCGCTCATCATCACCAAGTGGGGCAAGGACGAGAAGTGGTTCAAGCACAACTTCCCGACGGCTCTGAGGCCGCAGGGAACCGACATCATCAGGACGTGGGCCTTCTACACAATATTCAGGACCTACGTGCTCACCGGGGAAAAGCCCTGGGACGACATCCTCATCAACGGAATGGTGGCTGGTCCAGACGGAAGGAAGATGAGTAAGAGCTACGGTAACGTCGTTGCACCGGACGAGGTGATTCCAAAGTACGGCGCCGACGCCCTGAGACTCTGGACTGCCTTAGCGCCGCCCGGAGAAGACCATCCGTTCAAGTGGGAGACCGTCGATTACAACTACCGCTTCCTCCAGAAGGTCTGGAACATCTACCGCTTCGCTGAGAGGCACCTTGAAGGCTTTGACCCAGAGGCAGCAAAAGGAATCGAGCTGGAGCCGATTGACAGGTGGATACTGTCGAGACTCCACAGGATCATCAAGTTCGCCACGGAGGAAATGGAGAAGTACCGCTTCAACCTGCTCACGAGGGAGCTGATAACCTTCGTCTGGCACGAGGTCGCTGACGACTACATCGAGATGATCAAGTACCGCCTCTACGGCGACGACGAGGAGAGCAAGCTGAAGGCAAAGGCTGCCCTCTACGAACTGCTCTACAACATCATGCTCCTGCTCGCTCCGTTTGCGCCGCACATCACGGAGGAGCTCTACCAGAACCTCTTCAAAGAGCGCATCGGAGCGAAGAGCGTCCACCTCCTCGAGTGGCCGAAGTACGACGAAGGCAGGATTGACGAGAATGCCGAGAAGCTCGGAGATCTGGCCAGGGAGATAGTCGGTGTCATGAGGCGCTACAAGAACTCCCACGGCTTGGCGTTAAACGCCAAGCTCAAGCACGTGGCGATCTACGCTACCGACTCCTACGAGATGCTGAAGGCCATCGAAAAGGACATCGCCGGAACCATGAACATTGAGAGGCTTGAGATAATCAAGGGTGAGCCAGAGCTCGAGGAGCGCATCATCGAGATAAAGCCCAACTTCAGAACAGTAGGGCCGCGCTATGGAAAGCTCGTGCCCAAGATTACCGCCTACCTCAAGGAGAACGCCGAGGAAGTTGCCAGGGGCCTCAAGGAGAGTGGAAAGGTCGAGTTCGAGGTTGAAGGACAGAAGGTCGAGCTCAACAAGGACGACATCGTGCTGAGGAAGGCGGTTTTCAGCGAGGGCGAAGAGGTGGAAACGGCAGTCGTTGGAGATGCCGTGATTCTGTTCTTCTGA